The following proteins are co-located in the Longimicrobium sp. genome:
- a CDS encoding sensor histidine kinase, protein MSRPSARPWDGAARAAGAAAAEGASSAAGRREPRHQTQVLRGALLTGLPGFALAMALLWTGTLPAPVKWALTLLVAGMWIGLAAALRKRVVHPLQTLANQLGALRGGDFALRARGARADDALGLVLLEANALSATLREQRIGAMEATALLRKVIEEIDVAVFAFDEQVRLRLVNRAGERLLGRPRERLLGLGAEEVGLAVALEGKALRTVDHAFPGGSGRWQIRRDPFRQGGRRHRLLVISDLSSALREEERQAWQRLIRVLSHEINNSLAPIQSIAGTLHKLTGREPPPPDLRDDLLRGLDVIGCRARALGDFMAEYARLARLPPPTLRPMEVGDWVRHAAGLETRVAVQVAEGAPVEIRADRDQLDQLMINLLRNAADAVLETGGGVRVGWGMQGETVEIRVEDDGPGLPETANLFVPFFTTKPHGTGIGLVLSRQIAENLGGTLTLRNRTDARGCVARLVLPAGST, encoded by the coding sequence GTGAGCCGCCCCTCCGCGCGGCCCTGGGATGGCGCGGCGCGCGCCGCCGGAGCCGCGGCGGCCGAGGGAGCTTCGTCGGCCGCCGGGCGGCGGGAGCCGCGGCACCAGACGCAGGTGCTGCGGGGGGCGCTGCTCACCGGCCTTCCCGGCTTCGCGCTGGCGATGGCGCTGCTGTGGACGGGGACGCTCCCGGCGCCGGTGAAGTGGGCGCTGACGCTGCTGGTGGCGGGGATGTGGATCGGGCTGGCGGCGGCGCTGCGCAAGCGCGTGGTGCACCCGCTGCAGACGCTGGCCAACCAGCTGGGCGCGCTGCGTGGCGGCGACTTCGCGCTGCGGGCGCGCGGCGCGCGGGCCGACGACGCGCTGGGGCTGGTGCTGCTGGAGGCCAACGCGCTGAGCGCCACGCTGCGCGAGCAGCGCATCGGGGCGATGGAGGCCACGGCGCTGCTGCGCAAGGTGATCGAGGAAATCGACGTCGCCGTGTTCGCCTTCGACGAGCAGGTGCGGCTGCGGCTGGTGAACCGCGCTGGCGAGCGGCTGCTGGGGCGCCCGCGCGAGCGGCTGCTGGGCCTGGGCGCCGAGGAGGTGGGGCTGGCGGTGGCGCTGGAGGGGAAGGCGCTTCGCACCGTGGACCACGCCTTTCCCGGCGGGAGCGGGCGCTGGCAGATCCGCCGCGACCCGTTCCGCCAGGGCGGGCGGCGGCACCGGCTGCTGGTGATCTCGGACCTCTCCAGCGCGCTGCGCGAGGAGGAGCGGCAGGCGTGGCAGCGGCTGATCCGGGTGCTGAGCCACGAGATCAACAACTCGCTGGCGCCCATCCAGTCCATCGCCGGCACGCTGCACAAGCTGACCGGGCGCGAGCCGCCGCCGCCCGACCTGCGCGACGACCTGCTCCGCGGGCTGGACGTGATCGGGTGCCGGGCGCGCGCGCTGGGCGACTTCATGGCCGAGTACGCGCGGCTCGCCCGCCTCCCCCCGCCCACGCTGCGGCCGATGGAGGTGGGGGATTGGGTGCGCCACGCGGCCGGGCTGGAGACGCGCGTGGCCGTGCAGGTCGCCGAGGGCGCGCCGGTGGAGATCCGCGCGGACCGCGACCAGCTGGACCAGCTGATGATCAACCTCCTCCGCAACGCCGCCGACGCCGTGCTGGAGACGGGCGGCGGGGTGCGGGTGGGATGGGGGATGCAGGGCGAGACGGTGGAGATCCGGGTGGAGGACGACGGGCCGGGGCTGCCGGAGACGGCCAACCTGTTCGTCCCCTTCTTCACCACCAAGCCGCACGGGACGGGGATCGGCCTCGTGCTCTCGCGGCAGATCGCCGAGAACCTGGGGGGGACGCTGACGCTGCGGAACCGCACGGATGCGCGGGGATGCGTCGCCCGGCTCGTCCTCCCGGCAGGATCCACCTGA
- a CDS encoding type I polyketide synthase, which produces MSGTGGGPGGAERIAVVGVAFRLPGAPELAASLRGGGAGETDGGAFDAEFFGFAPGQADHLPAGHRLFLEQAWAALEHGGCDAASFPGRVGVFGGAEGGAPAAYGGPLRVLGDGDLLATLVSSRLKLRGPSVTVRSTGSRGLSAVHQACGALRVGDCDAALAGGVALPPSGCCGTCPALASGGCGGSEKKGAGAAVLLLKRLSDALADGDRVHAVITSSIVDGDSSAPAVTAGEAAALAELVRAVISVGEGDGSPSAASCSDGVVRVEMEKAPAREMGEAEDERPELLVLSARTPEALEWLTAEMAGQLEDGVGAPLADVTFTLARGRTAFAHRRALVASSAAEAASLLRSGDASRVATHTAGGDDPGVAFLFSGLGTQYAGMGRELYDTEPAFRAAMDRCFAVLREQWGMEMAPVLYPATASAAGQGGGWDLRALVRGGGGPTEGDPLQGARWGHPAMFSVGYALAELWRARGIEPRAVAGHSLGEYVAACVAGVFTLEDALSLVMRRAALLEPVAGSMAAVSLPGDETRALVDAVVAEGGPLWLAAVNSPRSCVVSGSADAIARFTEAAEREDALVMPLAVRHPFHSGLLEPARDAFVQVLASIQRRAPEIPLAANATGGWLTAEEAQSTDYWVRHLMAPVRFADCVDTLRGLGGEPVLLEVGPGAVLGSWARQQGAQRVATSLRHGRQPGSDRAIVLRALGQLWTYGVAVDWSRQESAERRRRVVLPGHPLALRRPTQTEPLAGELR; this is translated from the coding sequence ATGAGCGGCACGGGCGGCGGCCCCGGCGGGGCGGAGCGGATCGCGGTGGTGGGCGTGGCGTTCCGGCTTCCCGGCGCGCCCGAGCTCGCCGCGTCGCTCCGCGGCGGCGGGGCGGGGGAGACGGACGGCGGGGCGTTCGACGCCGAGTTCTTCGGCTTCGCGCCGGGGCAGGCCGATCACCTTCCCGCCGGGCACCGGCTCTTCCTGGAGCAGGCGTGGGCCGCGCTGGAGCACGGCGGCTGCGACGCGGCGTCGTTCCCCGGCCGCGTGGGCGTCTTCGGCGGCGCGGAAGGCGGCGCGCCCGCGGCGTACGGCGGCCCGCTCCGCGTCCTGGGCGACGGCGACCTGCTGGCCACGCTGGTGTCGTCGCGCCTGAAGCTGCGCGGCCCCTCCGTCACCGTCCGCTCCACGGGCTCCCGTGGGCTCTCCGCCGTCCACCAGGCCTGCGGCGCGCTGCGGGTGGGGGATTGCGATGCCGCGCTGGCCGGCGGCGTCGCGCTCCCTCCTTCAGGCTGCTGCGGAACGTGCCCCGCGCTCGCCTCGGGCGGATGCGGCGGCTCGGAGAAGAAGGGCGCCGGCGCCGCCGTCCTCCTGCTGAAGCGCCTCTCCGACGCCCTGGCGGACGGCGACCGCGTGCACGCCGTCATCACCTCGTCCATCGTCGACGGTGACTCCTCCGCGCCAGCCGTGACGGCGGGCGAGGCGGCGGCGCTGGCGGAGCTCGTGCGTGCCGTGATTTCCGTCGGGGAGGGAGACGGATCGCCCTCCGCCGCGTCCTGCTCGGACGGCGTGGTGCGGGTGGAGATGGAGAAGGCCCCCGCGCGGGAGATGGGCGAGGCGGAGGACGAGCGGCCGGAGCTGCTGGTCCTCTCCGCGCGGACGCCGGAAGCGCTGGAATGGCTCACGGCGGAGATGGCGGGGCAGCTGGAGGATGGCGTGGGCGCGCCGCTGGCCGACGTCACCTTCACCCTGGCGCGCGGCCGCACCGCCTTCGCGCACCGCCGCGCGCTGGTCGCCTCGTCCGCCGCCGAGGCCGCCTCGCTCCTCAGGAGCGGCGACGCCTCGCGCGTGGCGACGCACACGGCGGGCGGCGACGATCCGGGCGTCGCCTTCCTCTTCTCGGGGCTGGGGACGCAGTACGCGGGGATGGGGCGCGAGCTGTACGACACCGAGCCCGCCTTCCGCGCCGCGATGGACCGCTGCTTCGCCGTCCTGCGCGAGCAGTGGGGGATGGAGATGGCGCCCGTGCTCTACCCGGCGACGGCGAGCGCGGCCGGGCAGGGCGGGGGATGGGACCTCCGCGCCCTGGTCCGCGGCGGCGGCGGGCCCACGGAGGGCGATCCGCTGCAGGGCGCGCGCTGGGGGCACCCGGCCATGTTCTCGGTCGGCTACGCCCTCGCCGAGCTCTGGCGCGCGCGGGGGATCGAGCCGCGCGCGGTGGCCGGGCACTCGCTGGGCGAGTACGTGGCCGCGTGCGTGGCCGGCGTGTTCACGCTGGAAGACGCGCTGTCGCTGGTGATGCGGCGCGCCGCGCTCCTGGAGCCCGTCGCCGGGAGCATGGCCGCCGTCTCGCTCCCCGGGGACGAGACGCGGGCGCTGGTGGACGCTGTGGTGGCGGAGGGCGGCCCGCTCTGGCTGGCGGCGGTGAACTCCCCCCGCTCGTGCGTGGTGTCGGGGAGCGCGGACGCCATCGCCCGCTTCACCGAAGCCGCCGAGCGCGAGGACGCGCTGGTGATGCCGCTCGCCGTGCGCCACCCCTTCCATTCGGGGCTGCTGGAGCCCGCGCGCGACGCCTTCGTCCAGGTGCTCGCCTCCATCCAGCGCCGCGCGCCCGAGATCCCGCTGGCCGCGAACGCGACGGGCGGATGGCTGACGGCGGAAGAAGCGCAGTCGACCGACTACTGGGTGCGGCACCTGATGGCGCCCGTGCGCTTCGCCGATTGCGTGGACACGCTGCGCGGGCTGGGCGGCGAGCCGGTGCTGCTGGAAGTGGGGCCGGGCGCGGTGCTGGGCTCGTGGGCGCGGCAGCAGGGGGCGCAGCGCGTGGCCACGTCGCTGCGCCACGGCCGCCAGCCGGGGAGCGACCGCGCCATCGTCCTCCGCGCGCTGGGCCAGCTCTGGACGTACGGCGTCGCGGTGGACTGGTCCCGTCAGGAGAGCGCGGAGCGCCGCCGCCGCGTCGTCCTCCCCGGCCACCCCCTCGCCCTCCGCCGCCCGACCCAGACGGAACCGCTCGCGGGCGAGCTCCGCTGA